From one Rhodoferax sp. PAMC 29310 genomic stretch:
- a CDS encoding DUF3501 family protein, giving the protein MQITGNITPESLMTLEAYSKWRKENKAQVMAHRKQRSVRLGEYINLQFESETTIRYQIQEMLRIEKVFEEEGILQEIDAYAPLVPEGSNWKATMMIEYPDENERRRELARLIGVEDHLFVEVEGQARVYAIADEDMDRENDEKTSAVHFVRFELTPAMCAAVKAGAAVKLSCDHTHYPAHTLIGAEAMASLAGDLT; this is encoded by the coding sequence ATGCAGATCACCGGAAATATCACCCCTGAGAGCCTCATGACACTGGAGGCCTACAGCAAGTGGCGCAAGGAGAACAAGGCCCAGGTCATGGCGCACCGCAAACAGCGCAGCGTGCGCCTGGGGGAGTACATCAACCTGCAGTTTGAGTCTGAGACCACCATTCGCTACCAGATTCAGGAGATGTTGCGCATTGAAAAGGTGTTTGAAGAAGAGGGCATCCTGCAAGAGATTGATGCCTACGCACCGCTGGTACCGGAGGGCAGCAACTGGAAAGCCACCATGATGATCGAGTACCCGGATGAAAACGAGCGCCGCAGGGAACTGGCGCGCCTGATCGGGGTGGAAGACCATTTGTTTGTGGAAGTGGAGGGGCAGGCCCGGGTGTACGCCATTGCCGATGAGGACATGGACCGCGAAAACGACGAGAAAACCTCGGCGGTGCACTTTGTGCGTTTTGAGCTGACGCCAGCCATGTGTGCAGCGGTGAAAGCAGGCGCGGCGGTCAAGTTGAGCTGTGATCACACCCATTACCCGGCGCACACCTTGATCGGTGCGGAGGCCATGGCCTCGCTGGCAGGTGACCTCACCTGA
- a CDS encoding rubrerythrin family protein: protein MPALKGSKTEDNLKAAFAGESQANRRYLYFANKADVEGQPDVAALFRSTAEGETGHAHGHLEWLEQCGDPATGLPFGATRDNLASAVAGETHEYTDMYPGMAKTARDEGHDEVADWFETLAKAERSHANRYAKALTELVD from the coding sequence ATGCCAGCTCTCAAAGGTTCCAAAACGGAAGACAACCTAAAGGCCGCGTTCGCGGGCGAGTCTCAGGCCAACCGTCGATATTTGTATTTCGCAAACAAGGCCGACGTTGAAGGCCAGCCCGATGTGGCGGCCCTGTTCCGCTCCACCGCAGAAGGGGAGACCGGCCACGCGCACGGGCACCTGGAGTGGCTGGAGCAATGCGGCGATCCGGCCACCGGCTTGCCCTTTGGCGCCACCCGCGACAACCTGGCGTCGGCAGTGGCAGGTGAAACCCATGAGTACACCGACATGTACCCCGGCATGGCCAAAACGGCCCGTGACGAAGGCCATGATGAAGTCGCGGACTGGTTCGAAACCCTGGCCAAGGCCGAGCGTTCCCACGCCAATCGCTACGCCAAAGCGTTGACTGAACTGGTGGACTAA
- a CDS encoding (Fe-S)-binding protein, protein MATEGNLSAPTRHPIDWQGPDYYNEEVVLHEMERIFDICHGCRRCVSLCGSFPTLFDLVDESTTMEVDGVDKKDYWKVVDQCYLCDLCYMTKCPYVPPHEFNLDFPHTMLRAKAIKFKKGEVGFGEKLLASTDLHGSLAGIPVVVQTVNAVNKTALARSAMESTLGVDKDAWLPALATRKFRHKTPAAKATVITDGAKTPGKVVIFATCYINYNEPGIGLDLLKILDHNDVPYVIVEKEKCCGMPKLELGDLESVNASKQANIPVLAAYAKDGFAILAAVPSCALMFKQEIPLMFPDEADVQLVKKAMWDPFEYLMQRKRDGLLKTEFSTPLGNISYQIPCHGRVQNIGKKTEEMLKMIPGTTVNTHERCSGHAGTFGVKKATHQQALKIGKPLFKAMANMKDGSKPDYISSDCPLGGHHIAQGFDINGLGAPELQHPLSLVAKAYGLK, encoded by the coding sequence ATGGCAACTGAAGGCAACTTGTCCGCTCCGACCCGCCACCCCATCGACTGGCAAGGACCCGACTATTACAACGAAGAGGTGGTCCTGCATGAGATGGAGCGGATTTTTGACATTTGCCATGGTTGCCGGCGCTGTGTGAGTCTGTGTGGGTCGTTCCCCACCTTGTTTGACCTGGTGGATGAGAGCACCACCATGGAGGTCGACGGGGTCGACAAGAAAGACTACTGGAAAGTGGTGGACCAGTGTTACCTGTGTGACCTGTGCTACATGACCAAGTGCCCTTATGTGCCGCCCCACGAGTTCAATCTGGACTTTCCCCACACCATGCTGCGAGCCAAGGCCATCAAGTTCAAAAAAGGCGAGGTTGGCTTTGGCGAAAAGCTTTTGGCATCCACTGATTTGCACGGCTCATTGGCTGGCATACCGGTGGTGGTGCAAACTGTGAATGCGGTGAACAAGACGGCATTGGCCCGTAGCGCGATGGAGTCCACGCTGGGGGTGGACAAAGATGCCTGGCTGCCCGCCTTGGCCACCCGCAAGTTCCGCCACAAAACGCCGGCGGCCAAAGCCACGGTGATCACCGACGGCGCCAAGACGCCGGGCAAGGTGGTGATTTTTGCCACCTGCTATATCAACTACAACGAGCCCGGCATTGGGCTGGATTTGCTCAAAATTCTGGACCACAACGACGTGCCCTATGTGATTGTGGAGAAAGAGAAATGCTGCGGCATGCCCAAACTGGAGCTGGGCGATTTGGAGTCAGTCAACGCCAGCAAGCAAGCCAACATTCCGGTGCTGGCGGCTTACGCCAAAGACGGATTTGCGATTTTGGCCGCCGTGCCCAGCTGCGCGCTGATGTTCAAGCAGGAAATTCCGTTGATGTTTCCGGACGAGGCCGACGTGCAGTTGGTCAAGAAAGCCATGTGGGACCCGTTTGAGTACCTGATGCAGCGCAAGCGCGACGGTTTGCTGAAAACCGAGTTTTCTACCCCGCTGGGTAATATCAGCTACCAGATTCCTTGCCACGGCCGGGTGCAAAACATCGGCAAGAAGACCGAGGAGATGCTCAAAATGATTCCCGGCACCACCGTCAATACCCATGAGCGTTGCTCGGGCCATGCGGGCACGTTTGGGGTGAAAAAGGCGACGCACCAGCAGGCCCTGAAGATTGGCAAACCTTTGTTCAAGGCCATGGCCAATATGAAGGATGGCAGCAAGCCGGACTACATCAGCTCTGACTGCCCTCTGGGCGGCCACCATATTGCCCAGGGCTTTGACATCAACGGCCTGGGTGCGCCTGAGTTGCAGCACCCCTTGAGTCTGGTCGCCAAGGCCTACGGTTTGAAATAA